One Streptomyces sp. L2 genomic window carries:
- a CDS encoding site-specific integrase, whose translation MPQDLHGELIEGRADVPRIGSVIELPTVHPPYGVVDASGEVVEPVMSYLRELALDDNRPLTSRSYAYDLLRWFRVLWLLEVAWDRATQAEASAMVGWLRVAANPQRRRSNPATPPPGSVNPRTGKQYLRAGYAPSTINHALTVVSSFYAFHRHYNRGPLVNPVPGSLARRRALAHGNPMEPVPAFRRARLRQRVPQTDPRAIPDAMWDEFFEAMTHDRDRAAVLLYVSSGSRASELLGVTPGDIDWPRQTIYVVSKGMTEREPVPASPQALAVLAAYLDEVGLPPDHEPVLRTRRGPDKPLSYWAMRRIVQRANDKLSTNWTLHDLRHTAAKRMANDPSLTLAEVRAIMRHSDLATTGRYLNSRVEDLFDALQQHYNRPRVERSFAPGYDPDDFKAVFGG comes from the coding sequence TTGCCCCAGGATCTTCACGGCGAGTTGATCGAAGGACGAGCCGATGTACCCCGCATCGGCTCAGTGATCGAACTCCCCACCGTCCATCCGCCGTACGGCGTCGTTGATGCATCCGGCGAGGTGGTCGAGCCGGTGATGTCATACCTGCGGGAGCTTGCTCTCGATGACAACCGCCCTCTGACCAGCCGCAGTTATGCCTACGACCTGCTTCGCTGGTTCCGGGTGCTGTGGCTTCTCGAAGTGGCATGGGACCGGGCCACCCAGGCCGAGGCTTCCGCGATGGTCGGCTGGCTACGCGTTGCGGCCAATCCTCAACGCCGCCGGAGCAATCCGGCCACGCCCCCACCGGGTTCGGTGAACCCTCGGACGGGCAAGCAGTACCTCAGGGCTGGATACGCGCCGTCCACCATCAACCACGCGCTCACCGTGGTCAGCAGTTTCTACGCGTTCCACCGGCACTACAACCGTGGCCCGCTGGTCAACCCGGTTCCGGGGTCGCTGGCCCGCAGGAGGGCTCTGGCCCATGGCAACCCGATGGAGCCGGTCCCGGCGTTCCGCCGCGCCCGACTGCGGCAGCGGGTTCCGCAGACCGATCCGCGGGCGATTCCCGATGCGATGTGGGACGAGTTCTTCGAGGCCATGACACATGACCGGGACCGGGCTGCCGTCCTGCTCTACGTCTCCAGCGGCTCTCGGGCCAGTGAGCTGCTGGGAGTGACGCCGGGAGACATCGACTGGCCGCGGCAGACGATCTACGTGGTGTCCAAGGGGATGACGGAACGCGAGCCTGTGCCAGCCAGTCCGCAGGCGCTGGCCGTGCTCGCCGCCTACCTGGACGAGGTGGGCCTGCCGCCCGACCACGAGCCGGTGCTGCGGACCCGCCGGGGCCCGGACAAGCCGCTGAGCTACTGGGCGATGCGCCGCATCGTCCAGCGCGCCAACGACAAGCTCTCCACCAACTGGACTCTCCACGACCTGCGTCACACGGCCGCGAAGCGCATGGCCAACGACCCCAGCCTCACTCTCGCCGAGGTACGGGCGATCATGCGGCACTCCGACCTGGCCACCACCGGCCGCTACCTCAACTCTCGGGTCGAGGACCTCTTCGATGCCCTGCAGCAGCACTACAACCGGCCCCGTGTCGAGCGGAGCTTCGCGCCCGGCTACGACCCCGACGACTTCAAGGCGGTGTTCGGTGGTTAA